In Acidimicrobiales bacterium, the following proteins share a genomic window:
- a CDS encoding PAC2 family protein, with protein MTEPYTIRSGATFDAPLLVIGLEGFIDAGLGAGAAIGHLLDGKASEVAATFDGDRFLDYRDRRPLVQIVDGVTEPVTWPSIELRSMADRAGRDVLVLVGPEPDLAWRAFVAAVVEVGTLLGVRRVVALGAFPLAAPHTRPVRLAATATSAEEAARVGVVPGTHTVPASISFALQEGFAAAGIPAVGLWARVPHYAANMPYPAAGAALLDGLAAVGGLDLDVSELHEAAARAAVRIDSLMASSPEHAELVRQLEAAADAEESPPPFDPSDIPTGDQIVAELERFLRGEPDADG; from the coding sequence GTGACCGAGCCCTACACGATCCGCTCCGGCGCCACCTTCGACGCCCCGCTGCTCGTGATCGGGCTGGAGGGCTTCATCGACGCCGGCCTGGGGGCGGGCGCGGCGATCGGCCACCTGCTCGACGGCAAGGCGAGCGAGGTGGCGGCCACGTTCGACGGCGACCGCTTCCTCGACTACCGGGACCGCCGGCCGCTGGTGCAGATCGTCGACGGCGTCACCGAGCCGGTGACGTGGCCGTCCATCGAGCTGCGGTCGATGGCCGACCGGGCGGGCCGGGACGTCCTCGTGCTCGTCGGGCCCGAGCCCGACCTGGCGTGGCGGGCCTTCGTGGCCGCCGTCGTCGAGGTGGGGACGCTCCTCGGTGTCCGCCGGGTCGTCGCCCTGGGCGCCTTCCCCCTCGCCGCGCCCCACACCCGGCCGGTCAGGCTGGCGGCCACGGCCACGTCGGCCGAGGAGGCGGCCCGGGTCGGCGTCGTGCCCGGGACCCACACCGTCCCCGCCAGCATCTCCTTCGCCCTCCAGGAGGGGTTCGCGGCAGCCGGCATCCCCGCCGTGGGGCTGTGGGCCCGGGTCCCCCACTACGCCGCCAACATGCCCTACCCGGCGGCCGGCGCCGCCCTGCTGGACGGCCTGGCCGCCGTCGGGGGCCTCGACCTCGACGTCTCCGAGCTGCACGAGGCGGCGGCCCGGGCCGCGGTCCGCATCGACTCGCTCATGGCGTCCAGCCCCGAGCACGCCGAGCTGGTCCGCCAGCTGGAGGCAGCGGCCGACGCCGAGGAGTCGCCGCCCCCCTTCGACCCCTCCGACATCCCCACCGGCGACCAGATCGTGGCCGAGCTGGAGCGGTTCCTGCGGGGCGAGCCCGACGCCGACGGCTGA
- the leuS gene encoding leucine--tRNA ligase: MGEGYDPQTVEAKWQRRWDDEGTYRVANDDPRPKWYVLSMYPYPSGPAHQGHVRNYTFGDLNVRWRTMRGHAVLSPMGFDSFGLPAENAAIKSGSHPRPFTDERIAELKASMVRLGAMYDWRREIRSHDPEYIRWNQVIFERFLEAGLAYRANAPVNWCPGCRTVLANEQVLADGTCERSGDVVTKRDLEQWFFRITRYADELLDDLAGLDWPERVKTMQRNWIGRSEGAEFDLAVGGRPDLKVRVFTTRPDTSFGMTYAVLAPEHPLVDDLTTDEQRAAVDEFRERVRQESEIERLSTEGDVAKRGVFTGSSVVNPFNDEPVPVYLADYVLMGYGTGAIMAVPAEDQRDWDFATVHGLPIVRTVQPPEGWDGEAYTGDGPRINSEWLDGITDTATAKARAVEWLEERGLGERKVNYRLRDWLVSRQRFWGCPIPIVYCATDGMVPVPVDQLPVVAPDDIELAPTGESPLRKHEGFRHTTCPTCGGPAERETDTMDTFVDSSWYFLRFCDPWVADRPIATDAAERWMPVDQYIGGIEHAILHLMYARFYTRALADLGLAPAGVREPFRRLFTQGMIRMGGTKMSKSKGNLVAPAKYFDTVGADALRLYHLFVGPPADDVDWTEQTEELIEGCSRFLKRVWRMAGGDGPGPAADPLAVDRAAHRLIARVSDDYERWSYNTAVAALMEFTNLLYRDGTTDFAVDTMLLLMAPMTPHLSAELWERRRGGHVHAERWPEADAAMARHETVTMVVQVNGKVRDRIDVAPDVDEAAAEALALASERVREQLQGRPPRKVIARPPRLVNVVV, encoded by the coding sequence AAGTGGCAGCGCCGGTGGGACGACGAGGGCACCTACCGGGTGGCCAACGACGACCCCCGGCCGAAGTGGTACGTGCTGTCGATGTACCCGTACCCGAGCGGCCCCGCCCACCAGGGCCACGTGCGCAACTACACCTTCGGCGACCTGAACGTGCGCTGGCGGACCATGCGGGGCCACGCCGTCCTGTCGCCCATGGGCTTCGACAGCTTCGGGCTGCCGGCCGAGAACGCCGCCATCAAGTCGGGGTCGCACCCGCGGCCCTTCACCGACGAGCGCATCGCCGAGCTGAAGGCGTCGATGGTCCGGCTGGGGGCCATGTACGACTGGCGGCGGGAGATCCGCAGCCACGACCCCGAGTACATCCGCTGGAACCAGGTCATCTTCGAGCGGTTCCTGGAGGCGGGCCTGGCCTACCGGGCCAACGCCCCGGTCAACTGGTGCCCCGGCTGCCGGACGGTCCTGGCCAACGAGCAGGTGCTGGCCGACGGGACGTGCGAGCGGTCGGGCGACGTCGTCACCAAGCGGGACCTGGAGCAGTGGTTCTTCCGCATCACGCGCTACGCCGACGAGCTGCTGGACGACCTGGCGGGGCTGGACTGGCCCGAGCGGGTGAAGACCATGCAGCGCAACTGGATCGGCCGCTCCGAGGGCGCCGAGTTCGACCTGGCCGTGGGCGGCCGCCCCGACCTGAAGGTGCGCGTCTTCACCACCCGCCCCGACACCAGCTTCGGCATGACGTACGCCGTGCTGGCCCCCGAGCACCCGCTGGTCGACGACCTGACCACCGACGAGCAGCGGGCGGCGGTCGACGAGTTCCGCGAGCGGGTGCGCCAGGAGTCGGAGATCGAGCGCCTGTCGACCGAGGGGGACGTGGCCAAGCGCGGCGTCTTCACCGGGTCGTCGGTGGTGAACCCCTTCAACGACGAGCCGGTGCCGGTGTACCTGGCCGACTACGTGCTGATGGGCTACGGCACCGGGGCGATCATGGCGGTGCCGGCCGAGGACCAGCGCGACTGGGACTTCGCCACCGTGCACGGCCTGCCCATCGTGCGCACGGTCCAGCCGCCCGAGGGCTGGGACGGCGAGGCGTACACGGGCGACGGCCCCCGGATCAACAGCGAGTGGCTGGACGGCATCACCGACACGGCCACCGCCAAGGCCCGGGCCGTCGAGTGGCTGGAGGAGCGGGGCCTGGGCGAGCGCAAGGTGAACTACCGCCTGCGCGACTGGCTGGTGTCACGCCAGCGCTTCTGGGGCTGCCCCATCCCGATCGTGTACTGCGCCACCGACGGCATGGTCCCCGTCCCCGTCGACCAGCTGCCCGTGGTGGCGCCCGACGACATCGAGCTGGCGCCCACCGGCGAGTCGCCGCTGAGGAAGCACGAGGGCTTCCGCCACACCACCTGCCCGACGTGCGGCGGGCCGGCCGAGCGGGAGACCGACACCATGGACACGTTCGTCGACTCGTCCTGGTACTTCCTGCGCTTCTGCGACCCCTGGGTCGCCGATCGGCCCATCGCCACGGACGCCGCCGAGCGGTGGATGCCGGTGGACCAGTACATCGGCGGGATCGAGCACGCCATCCTCCACCTGATGTACGCCCGCTTCTACACCAGGGCGCTGGCCGACCTGGGCCTGGCGCCGGCCGGGGTGCGCGAGCCGTTCCGGCGCCTGTTCACCCAGGGCATGATCCGCATGGGCGGCACCAAGATGTCGAAGTCCAAGGGCAACCTGGTGGCGCCGGCCAAGTACTTCGACACGGTGGGCGCCGACGCCCTGCGCCTGTACCACCTGTTCGTGGGGCCGCCGGCCGACGACGTGGACTGGACGGAGCAGACCGAGGAGCTGATCGAGGGCTGCTCGCGCTTCTTGAAGCGGGTGTGGCGCATGGCCGGAGGCGACGGGCCCGGCCCGGCCGCCGACCCACTCGCCGTGGACCGGGCCGCCCACCGGCTGATCGCCCGGGTGAGCGACGACTACGAGCGCTGGTCGTACAACACGGCCGTCGCCGCCCTGATGGAGTTCACCAACCTGCTGTACCGCGACGGCACGACCGACTTCGCCGTCGACACCATGCTGCTGCTGATGGCGCCCATGACCCCCCACCTGTCGGCCGAGCTGTGGGAGCGGCGCCGCGGCGGCCACGTGCACGCCGAGCGCTGGCCCGAGGCGGACGCCGCCATGGCCCGCCACGAGACGGTGACCATGGTCGTGCAGGTCAACGGCAAGGTGCGCGATCGCATCGACGTCGCCCCCGACGTGGACGAGGCCGCCGCCGAGGCGCTGGCCCTGGCATCCGAGCGGGTCCGCGAGCAGCTTCAGGGCCGCCCGCCCCGCAAGGTGATCGCCCGCCCGCCCCGCCTCGTCAACGTCGTGGTGTGA
- a CDS encoding EAL domain-containing response regulator, producing MLVVDDDDTVRMVLSTALATAGLQVEEASSGIEALDLAARRPYSVVLLDNSMPGMSGLQVLARLRADESTRTLPVVIVTAQDDVSARVEGLQQGADDYVTKPFHPDELVARVRAQMRGRAAWADVLERRLTERSAIAAALCRMHPEASAARTAEVLCDEIRELRQLAGAAVVLFPEEGGAVPLSVKGSAPDSLRPGVPLSADASADLRAHARGGPWVERGAARVAWAPFGTGTEPLGALGLVAADGEPDAAMAEAQLLATAIDFATVASGLLTPALLERGEPDIRRARLDDLLVRQAFAPVFQPIVRLGDGGVIGFEALTRFTDGTPPMVRFAEASALDRGIDLETATLAAALRAASGLPPGCWVSVNVSPALVLDGRRLRNLLARCTVQIVLELTEHDPVGDYRQLSDALDELRPAARLSVDDAGSGFASLRHVLALEPDYVKLDQSWVTGIHGDPARQALVAGLGHFAERTGSLLIAEGIETDHERGMLTELAVDLGQGYLFGRPLSMPAA from the coding sequence GTGCTGGTGGTCGACGACGACGACACCGTCCGCATGGTGCTGTCCACGGCGCTGGCCACGGCTGGGCTCCAGGTCGAGGAGGCGTCCAGCGGCATCGAGGCGCTCGATCTGGCCGCCCGCCGCCCGTACTCGGTGGTCCTGCTCGACAACTCCATGCCGGGCATGTCCGGGCTCCAGGTGCTCGCCCGGCTGCGGGCCGACGAGAGCACCCGGACCCTCCCCGTGGTCATCGTCACCGCCCAGGACGACGTCTCGGCCCGGGTCGAGGGGCTCCAGCAGGGCGCCGACGACTACGTCACCAAGCCGTTCCACCCCGACGAGCTGGTCGCGCGCGTCCGGGCCCAGATGCGGGGGCGGGCGGCGTGGGCCGACGTCCTGGAGCGGCGCCTGACCGAGCGGTCCGCCATCGCCGCCGCCCTGTGCCGCATGCACCCCGAGGCGTCGGCCGCCCGTACCGCCGAGGTGCTGTGCGACGAGATCCGCGAGCTGCGCCAGCTGGCCGGCGCCGCCGTCGTCCTGTTCCCCGAGGAGGGCGGGGCCGTCCCGCTCAGCGTGAAGGGCTCGGCGCCCGACTCGCTGCGCCCCGGCGTCCCCCTGTCGGCCGACGCCTCCGCCGACCTGCGCGCCCACGCCCGCGGCGGGCCGTGGGTCGAGCGCGGCGCGGCCCGGGTGGCGTGGGCGCCCTTCGGGACCGGGACGGAGCCGCTCGGCGCCCTCGGCCTGGTCGCCGCCGACGGCGAGCCCGACGCCGCCATGGCGGAGGCCCAGCTGCTGGCCACCGCCATCGACTTCGCCACCGTGGCGTCCGGCCTGCTCACCCCCGCCCTGCTCGAGCGCGGTGAGCCCGACATCCGCCGGGCCCGGCTCGACGACCTGCTGGTGCGACAGGCGTTCGCCCCGGTGTTCCAGCCCATCGTGCGCCTCGGGGACGGCGGGGTCATCGGCTTCGAGGCCCTCACCCGCTTCACCGACGGGACGCCGCCCATGGTCCGCTTCGCCGAGGCCAGCGCCCTCGACCGCGGCATCGACCTGGAGACGGCCACGCTGGCGGCCGCCCTGCGGGCCGCCTCCGGCCTCCCGCCGGGCTGCTGGGTGAGCGTCAACGTCTCCCCCGCCCTGGTCCTCGACGGCCGCCGTCTCCGGAACCTGCTGGCCCGCTGCACCGTCCAGATCGTCCTCGAGCTCACCGAGCACGACCCGGTGGGCGACTACCGCCAGCTCTCCGACGCCCTCGACGAGCTGCGCCCGGCCGCCCGGTTGTCGGTCGACGACGCCGGTTCGGGCTTCGCCAGCCTGCGCCACGTGCTCGCCCTGGAGCCCGACTACGTGAAGCTCGACCAGTCCTGGGTGACCGGCATCCACGGCGACCCCGCCCGCCAGGCCCTCGTCGCCGGCCTCGGCCACTTCGCCGAGCGCACGGGCAGCCTCCTCATCGCCGAGGGCATCGAGACCGACCACGAGCGGGGCATGCTCACCGAGCTCGCCGTCGACCTGGGCCAGGGCTACCTCTTCGGACGCCCCCTGTCCATGCCCGCCGCCTGA
- a CDS encoding LCP family protein, which translates to MRRTAAVAAAGLALVATALTVRPDGARAQPGIEIHKVDEGHFSPVPDKPVFVLVVGLDGGRPGIDGDRADAIHLIGVNAAAGAGTMLNIPRDAFVAIPGRGQSKINDAYYYGGPGLMAETVEALTGADVAFVLAARFGPFENLVNEAGGVPVDVPIPMKDKNSGADFPQGRVDMDGRAALAFARNRYIPGGDFRRSEHQGLLILSALTKLRAENPGATGVARYLGILGRNVEITGVTPLELYRLGRLALTIDPAKVRSVTMPGQVGQARGLSVVLVAGGAVGLFADLRDDAVLQAH; encoded by the coding sequence GTGAGGCGGACGGCGGCGGTGGCGGCCGCCGGCCTGGCGCTGGTCGCCACCGCCCTCACCGTCAGGCCCGACGGCGCCCGCGCCCAGCCCGGGATCGAGATCCACAAGGTCGACGAGGGGCACTTCTCCCCGGTGCCCGACAAGCCGGTCTTCGTGCTCGTCGTCGGCCTCGACGGCGGCCGGCCGGGCATCGACGGCGACCGGGCCGATGCCATCCACCTCATCGGGGTGAACGCGGCGGCGGGCGCCGGCACCATGCTCAACATCCCGCGTGACGCGTTCGTCGCCATCCCCGGCCGCGGCCAGAGCAAGATCAACGACGCCTACTACTACGGCGGCCCCGGCCTCATGGCCGAGACGGTGGAGGCGCTCACCGGCGCCGACGTCGCCTTCGTGCTGGCGGCCCGTTTCGGCCCGTTCGAGAACCTGGTCAACGAGGCGGGTGGCGTCCCGGTGGACGTCCCCATCCCCATGAAGGACAAGAACTCGGGCGCCGACTTCCCCCAGGGGCGGGTGGACATGGACGGGCGGGCGGCGCTGGCCTTCGCCCGCAACCGCTACATCCCGGGCGGCGACTTCCGCCGCAGCGAGCACCAGGGCCTGCTGATCCTGTCCGCCCTCACCAAGCTGCGGGCCGAGAACCCGGGGGCCACGGGGGTCGCCCGCTACCTCGGCATCCTCGGCCGCAATGTCGAGATCACCGGGGTGACGCCGCTCGAGCTGTACCGGTTGGGCCGCCTGGCGCTCACCATCGACCCGGCCAAGGTGCGCAGCGTCACCATGCCGGGCCAGGTCGGCCAGGCCCGGGGCCTCTCCGTGGTGCTGGTCGCCGGCGGCGCCGTCGGGCTGTTCGCCGACCTGCGCGACGACGCCGTCCTCCAGGCCCACTGA